The proteins below are encoded in one region of Rana temporaria chromosome 2, aRanTem1.1, whole genome shotgun sequence:
- the LOC120928874 gene encoding ecto-ADP-ribosyltransferase 5-like, translated as MILLFLTSISVYPELVGFTADYYDPDYKDKTAGGKMEAKKSAGEVKNYNLWPEAQCNPLNLDFMFNAFDDQYKGCEDVLETHVMPKILTLEKSINLAFGAAWNRAEEQWNRLKPKLRIPPGFQDEFGVAITVYTTDWPEGDPIYKAFNRNVSLAGKSREDYMLIFHYKALHFYITRALQLMKKNSRKRHTAYRGTDKTFEVSETFLRFGRFTSSSLNIEVAKAYHGGLFFEITTCFGVDIHKISSYPKEQEVLIPVAEKFHYVKKEGSFYILNSTCELCSYFNCAYLGEEKWSSAVCSSVV; from the exons atgATTCTACTCTTCCTCACCTCCATCTCCGTGTATCCAGAATTAGTGGGCTTTACTGCAG ATTACTATGATCCCGACTACAAGGATAAAACTGCTGGCGGGAAGATGGAGGCAAAGAAAAGCGCAGGTGAAGTGAAGAACTACAACTTGTGGCCGGAG GCACAATGTAACCCCCTGAACCTGGACTTCATGTTCAACGCATTTGATGACCAGTACAAAGGCTGTGAAGACGTCCTAGAGACCCATGTGATGCCGAAAATCCTAACCCTTGAGAAGTCCATAAACTTAGCATTTGGCGCCGCGTGGAACCGCGCAGAGGAACAATGGAATAGGTTGAAGCCAAAACTTCGTATTCCTCCTGGCTTTCAGGATGAATTTGGGGTTGCCATCACTGTCTACACCACAGATTGGCCAGAAGGTGACCCCATCTACAAAGCCTTCAATCGGAATGTCAGCTTGGCGGGGAAATCCCGAGAAGACTACATGCTGATCTTCCACTATAAGGCCCTACACTTCTACATCACCAGGGCTCTGCAGCTCATGAAGAAGAACTCTAGAAAGCGGCACACGGCCTACCGGGGTACGGACAAGACGTTTGAGGTGTCTGAGACTTTTCTGAGGTTTGGGAGGTTCACCTCTTCCTCCTTGAACATCGAAGTGGCTAAAGCCTATCATGGAGGACTCTTCTTCGAAATCACAACTTGCTTTGGAGTTGACATCCATAAAATCTCTTCTTATCCCAAAGAGCAGGAAGTATTGATCCCGGTGGCTGAGAAGTTCCATTACGTGAAGAAGGAAGGAAGCTTCTATATCCTGAACAGTACCTGTGAATTGTGCAGCTACTTCAACTGTGCTTATCTAGGAG AAGAGAAGTGGAGCTCGGCCGTGTGTAGTTCTG ttgTCTGA
- the LOC120928873 gene encoding tigger transposable element-derived protein 1-like yields the protein MADSTKKSRKSITLDMKAKMIKLYDEGVTQAEIGRRLGYTRTTVNTVIKNREKLLAEIKSATPVNTTTIRKRDSIVADMERLLILWIENQTTRHVPVNQAIIQTKALSLFNDLKAKKGETAKDAEFSASRGWFDRFKKRSNLHNIKIQGEAAAADHKAAESYPRELAKIIQDGGYSMDQIFNVDETGLFWKKMPARTFIAIQERSMPGYKPAKDRITLLLGGNASGTLKLKPLLIYRWENPRALKNYVKTRLPVHWRANKKAWVTAALFEDWFDTCFVPEVKAYCKDNNIPFHILLLVDNAPGHPRTLDELNPNIRVQFLPPNTISLLQPMDQCVIAAFKLNYLKRTFSKCIAAIDKEEGDGKEVLSKFWKSYNILDCIKTIRDAWNDIKETTMKRAWKKLCPQLVDDSEGCEDHVATVTENIVDMARQLELEVEPEDVAELLASHTESLSNEDLLELEEEREEDMQDGVEIIDHQPEGLTTKILFEAFRHLDSAMALFEKHDRDFERSSKVNANISRAYACYKEIYREKKRATLQTSIETYFSKSPSARGSSSTDSLFPALTSPPCPAPIATCSTPNSPARKRLIFEDLTCETEDTCIPDSPFPALTSPSSPAPTLISSCSTPISPARKRLAFEDLTSETEDTCMPSPFLPQ from the coding sequence ATGGCAGATAGTACCAAAAAAAGCCGTAAATCAATTACTTTGGATATGAAGGCTAAAATGATTAAGTTGTATGATGAAGGTGTAACTCAAGCTGAAATAGGCCGAAGGCTAGGCTACACTCGGACTACAGTTAACACCGTcataaaaaacagagaaaaacttCTTGCAGAAATTAAGAGTGCTACACCTGTTAACACAACAACAATTCGAAAAAGAGATAGCATTGTTGCAGACATGGAGAGACTCTTAATACTTTGGATAGAAAATCAGACTACACGTCATGTTCCTGTCAACCAGGCAATTATACAAACTAAAGCCTTAAGTCTGTTCAATGACCTGAAGGCTAAGAAAGGTGAGACAGCAAAGGATGCAGAATTTTCTGCAAGCCGTGGATGGTTTGATAGGTTCAAGAAAAGGTCTAACCTACATAACATTAAAATACAAGGAGAGGCAGCTGCTGCAGATCATAAGGCTGCAGAAAGCTATCCAAGAGAGCTTGCCAAAATTATTCAAGATGGAGGCTACTCCATGGATCAGATTTTTAATGTGGATGAGACTGGTCTATTCTGGAAGAAGATGCCTGCAAGAACCTTTATCGCAATACAGGAAAGATCAATGCCAGGCTACAAGCCAGCTAAAGATAGAATAACCCTTCTGTTAGGTGGCAATGCTTCTGGTACCTTAAAGCTAAAGCCTTTGCTAATTTACAGATGGGAAAATCCAAGAGCTTTGAAGAACTACGTTAAAACTAGGCTTCCAGTGCATTGGAGAGCTAACAAAAAAGCATGGGTTACTGCAGCCCTTTTTGAAGATTGGTTTGACACCTGCTTTGTTCCAGAGGTGAAAGCCTATTGCAAGGACAACAATATCCCTTTCCACATTTTGCTGCTTGTTGATAATGCCCCTGGACACCCTCGAACACTAGATGAGCTGAACCCTAACATTCGAGTGCAGTTCCTACCACCAAATACTATCTCACTACTGCAGCCAATGGATCAATGCGTCATTGCCGCCTTCAAGTTAAACTACTTAAAAAGAACATTCAGTAAGTGTATTGCAGCAATAGACAAAGAAGAAGGAGACGGTAAAGAAGTCCTATCCAAATTCTGGAAAAGCTACAACATCTTGGATTGCATTAAAACTATAAGAGATGCTTGGAATGACATAAAGGAAACCACAATGAAAAGGGCCTGGAAAAAATTATGCCCACAGTTAGTTGATGATTCAGAAGGCTGTGAAGATCATGTAGCTACTGTTACTGAAAATATTGTAGATATGGCAAGGCAGTTAGAGCTGGAAGTGGAGCCAGAAGATGTTGCTGAACTGCTTGCGTCCCACACAGAGTCCCTCAGCAATGAAGATCTTCTAGAACttgaagaggagagagaagaagataTGCAGGATGGGGTTGAGATCATTGATCATCAGCCTGAAGGTTTAACAACAAAAATTCTCTTTGAAGCTTTCCGTCATCTTGATAGCGCCATGGCTCTATTTGAAAAGCATGATAGGGATTTTGAAAGAAGTTCCAAAGTCAATGCTAACATCTCAAGGGCTTATGCCTGTTACAAAGAAATCTACAGGGAGAAAAAGAGAGCTACACTTCAAACCTCCATAGAAACATACTTTTCTAAAAGTCCATCAGCACGCGGATCATCATCAACTGACAGTCTGTTTCCAGCTCTGACATCACCACCGTGTCCTGCTCCTATTGCTACTTGTAGTACACCCAATTCTCCAGCAAGAAAGCGCCTCATTTTTGAAGACTTGACTTGTGAAACAGAAGATACCTGCATACCTGACAGTCCATTTCCAGCTCTGACATCACCATCAAGTCCTGCTCCTACTCTAATTTCTTCTTGTAGTACACCCATTTCGCCAGCAAGAAAGCGTCTCGCCTTTGAAGATTTGACTAGTGAAACAGAAGATACCTGTATGCCTTCACCCTTCCTACCACAATGA